Within Mucilaginibacter inviolabilis, the genomic segment CGGGCATATCACCGGTAAACAGGTTATCTTCAAAAACATCTTCATTGATGTCGGTTATCTCTAATTCGCCATTTTGTACTTTGATGGCTATATTTTTAGCGGCACGTACAATTTCACGGCGTGAACTGTAGCTTAATGCCAGTGTAAGTACCACCCCGGTATTTGCCGATGTTTTTTCCATGGCGGCCTTCAGTTCCCGGTTACATTTATCGGGTAACATATCCAGATCGCCTATGGCATTTAATTTAATATTGTTTTTCATAAAACCGGCTATTTCTTTATGAATGGTACTAACCATTAATTCCATAATAGCCATAACCTCCAGTTTAGGCCGGTTCCAGTTTTCGGATGAAAATGTGTAGAGCGTTATGTATTTTATACCTAATTTATCAGCGCCTTCAACAACATCTCTAACAGATGTTACCCCGTTATGATGGCCAAACACCCTTAATTTGC encodes:
- a CDS encoding isoprenyl transferase, whose amino-acid sequence is MGYFDQIDLLRLPKHVAIIMDGNGRWAKEKGKLRVFGHHNGVTSVRDVVEGADKLGIKYITLYTFSSENWNRPKLEVMAIMELMVSTIHKEIAGFMKNNIKLNAIGDLDMLPDKCNRELKAAMEKTSANTGVVLTLALSYSSRREIVRAAKNIAIKVQNGELEITDINEDVFEDNLFTGDMPDPELLIRTSGEYRISNYLLWQIAYAELYFTPKFWPDFRKEDLYEAILDYQKRERRFGMTSEQVN